Proteins from a genomic interval of Papaver somniferum cultivar HN1 chromosome 4, ASM357369v1, whole genome shotgun sequence:
- the LOC113273501 gene encoding acyl-CoA--sterol O-acyltransferase 1-like: MEIHQGNFNLLLFSFGKGPLSPKDRPVSFLNFLALACLPIKIKQTSKNNNNSSLESSERPPLRLAIKVLVLGILTIGCAHKESIHPKLLLFCYCGYLYIGLEFTLLAVGVTTAKLLNLETEPVFDEPYFSASLQDFWGRRWNLMVTNSLRVIVYEPVRKWGQLPAVTATFVVSGIMHEIIFLLNWGETYMGSHFVFHFSWVLYWFRD, translated from the exons ATGGAAATTCATCAAG GAAATTTCAATCTTCTTCTATTTTCATTCGGGAAAGGCCCTCTATCTCCTAAAGATCGACCAGTTTCGTTCTTGAATTTCTTGGCCCTTGCTTGTCTACCTATCAAGATCAAGCAAACAAGCAAGAATAACAATAATTCATCTCTCGAGTCATCAGAAAGACCGCCTTTGCGTTTGGCGATCAAAGTATTAGTTTTGGGGATATTGACTATTGGTTGTGCACATAAAGAAAGCATCCATCCCAAACTTCTGTTGTTTTGTTACTGTGGTTATTTGTATATTGGCTTGGAATTCACACTACTCGCCGTTGGAGTAACAACCGCAAAACTCCTAAACTTAGAAACGGAACCAGTTTTTGACGAACCTTACTTTTCAGCATCACTGCAAGATTTTTGGGGCCGAAGATGGAATTTAATGGTAACCAATAGTCTACGAGTAATAGTATATGAACCCGTAAGGAAATGGGGTCAACTGCCAGCTGTGACCGCGACGTTTGTTGTTTCGGGAATTATGCACGAGATTATTTTTTTACTTAATTGGGGTGAAACCTACATGGGAAGTcactttgtttttcatttttcatggGTTTTGTATTGGTTTAGAGATTAA